The Kribbella sp. NBC_00662 nucleotide sequence TTCGGGGGTGAGGCGGATGCCTTGGTAGACGACCTCGAAGCCGACGTCGCGGGCGCGGACGGCGACCTGTTCGGCGCCGTTCGAGTGGCCGTCCAGGCCGGGCTTGCCGACGAGGAGGCGGAGGCGACCGCCGAGTTCCTCGGAGGTGGCGGTGACCTTCGCGCGTACGGCGGCGATCTCAGCGCCGCCGCCGGAGACGCCCACTGATCCGGACACACCGGTCGGCGCGCGGTACTCGCCGTACATCTCGCGGAGCACACCGGCCCACTCCCCCGTGGTCACGCCGGCGCGAGCGCACTCGAGCGTGACGGGCATCAGGTTGCCGGTCCCCTTGGCGGCAGCGCGCAGCTTGCCCAGCGCGGCCTCGACCGCAGCCGCGTCGCGCGACGCACGCCAGCTCTCCAGTGACGAAAGCGCAGCAGACTCGGCGGCGGGGTCGACGGTCTGGATCGCCGTGTCGAGGTCAGCGGTCAGCGGCGAGGGCTCGGTGTTCTCGAAGCGGTTCACTCCGACCACGACCTGCTCGCCGGACTCGATCCGCTGACGACGCTCGGCGTGCGATGCCACGAGCGCCTGCTTCAGATACCCGCTCTCGACCGCCGCGACAGCACCGCCCATCGCCTGCACCCGGTCGATCTCCTCGCGCGCACCCTCGACCAGCGAAGCCACCTTCGCCTCGATCACATGCGAGCCGTCGAAGATGTCGTCGTACTCGAGCAGGTCGCTCTCGTAAGCCAGCACCTGCTGCATCCGCAATGACCACTGCTGGTCCCACGGCCGCGGCAGCCCGAGCGCCTCGTTCCACGCCGGCAGCTGGACCGCCCGCGCCCGAGCGTTCTTCGACAGCGTCACGCCGAGCATCTCGAGCACGATCCGCTGCACGTTGTTCTCCGGCTGCGCCTCGGTCAACCCGAGCGAGTTCACCTGTACGCCGTACCGCAACCGCCGCGCCTTCGGATCGGTCACGCCGTACCGCTCCAGCGCCAGCTGATCCCACAGCTGCACGAACGCGCGCATCTTGCAGGTCTCCTCGATGAACCGCACACCGGCGTTCACGAAGAACGAGATCCGCTGTACGACGTCCCCGAACCGCTCCGGCGGCACCTGCCCGCCGTCCCGGACCCGATCCAGTACGGCGATCGCCGTCGACAGCGCGAACGCCAACTCCTGCACCGGCGTCGCACCGGCCTCCTGCAGGTGGTAGCTGCAGATGTTGATCGGATTCCACTTCGGCATCTGCGCGACCGTGTACGCGATCACGTCGGTCGTCAGCCGCAGCGACGCATCCGGCGGGAACGCGTACGTCCCGCGCGACAGGTACTCCTTCACGATGTCGTTCTGCGTGGTCCCGGTCAGCTCGGACGGCAGCGCGCCCTGCTCCTGTGCCGCGACCTGGTACAGCGCGAGCAGCCACATCGCGGTCGCGTTGATCGTCATCGACGTGTTCATCTGCGCCAGCGGGATCTGGTCGAACAGCGCCCGTACGTCGCCGAGATGCGCGACCGGTACGCCGACCTTCCCGACCTCACCCTTCGCCAGCGGATGATCCGCGTCGTACCCGGTCTGCGTCGGCAGGTCGAACGCGACCGAGAGGCCGGTCTGCCCCTTCTCCAGGTTCCGGCGGAACAACGCGTTGGACTCAGCCGCGGACGAGTGGCCCGCGTACGTGCGCATCACCCAGGGTCGATCCGAGGTCGCCATGTACCCGAGAGTAGGACTGTGTGCCCTTGTGAGTCTGCCTCTCGTGACTGGTGTCACCAGGGGCGTGGATCACACTCAAGCACTGAGCGGCAGGGGTGTCCGTTCGACTTTGAGGACCCGGTGCAGGCGGGTGACGGCGAGGATCCGGACGACCGACGGTACCGGGTGCCAGAGCACCAGTTGGCGGCCGAGGGACTGGGTCCGGCGGTGGGTCGCGACCAGGAGACCGAGGCCGGTCGCGTCGACCGCGTCGACCTCCTCCAGGTCGACGATCACGTCACCGTCGGAGGTGTCGATGAGGTGGTTGAGAGTTTGGCGGACATCGCCGACCGAACGCACGTCGAGGATGCCGGTGAGGTGTACCACGTTGTCAGGCTCAGCTGAGTGGGTCGGTGCCGACATGTCCGTGCCCTCCGCTCTTCCGGCGGCCCCCGAGTGATCGGCCGCGTGGCAGCGTCTTGATGGTAAAGACTCCCCGCAGACACGGAAGGTTGCCAAGACCTCGCGATCTTTTGTTTCGCGAGACAATGGTGTCCGTGTTCGCCGAGCATTACTTCCTGTTCCCGGTGGTGGCCCTCGCGCTGGCCGGCGTGATGGTGCTGCTGTGCCGCTGGGCGTTCTCGAAGGCGAAGGGCGGATCGCTGGTGCGTCGCGTCGACCACCGCCCGGCCGAGCGCGACGCGTTCGGCCTGCTCACCGACATCCGGACGGTGGCGAACTACAACGAGGCCCGCGTGCTGGTGTCGCGGCTGAAGGACTTCGGTATCAAGGCGACCGCGGCCCACACCAAGGACGGCTGGACGATCTACGTCTGGCCGCGCGACGAGGCCGCGGCGCGCGGGCTGCTCGACCACTCCTGATCCCGGCCCGCTGCTCGATCGCTGTCATCCGGAGAGCGCTCTCGTGCGTCCTCTAGCGACGACGGGGGTCGCGAGAAGGGGCCTGGGGACATCGGACAAGAACAGAGTGAGCCCACGAGGAGGACCATGACGCCCGAGGTGGCCCTCGCGGCCGTCACGTTGCCCAGCCGGGTACGCCGTGACGCCGTACCCGCAGACGACGACGGGTGGGAGCTCGAGGCGTCGGTGCGCGAGCCGGAGCGGTTCGCGGCGATCTTCGACCGGTACTTCGGCCAGGTGCACTCTTACGTCGCCCGCCGCCTCGGGAGCGATGTCGCCGACGATCTGGCCGCGGAGACGTTCCTGATCGCGTTCCGGCAGCGTGCGCGCTTCGACCGGCGCAACGGTGTGGTGCGGGCGTGGCTGTACGGCATCGCGACCAATCTGATCCGCCGGCACCGCCGCGACGAAGTACGGGCGTGGCGCGCCGCAGCGAAGCTCCCGCTGCCGGTCCCGGCCTCAACCCACGAGGACCGGGTCGCCGCTCAGGTGACGGCGCAGGGAGCCTCACCTGAACTGGCGGCCGCGCTGGCGAAGCTGAACGCGAAGGATCGGGAGGTCCTCCTGCTGGTGGCGCTCGGACAGCTGACGTACGACGAGGTGGCGGCGGCGCTCGGGATCGCGTACGGGACGGTGTGCTCGCGGCTGTCGCGAGCGCGGCGGGTAGTACGCGCAGCCGTGACGAACCCCGCGGAGGATCCGGCATGAACGAGTTCGACGTACTGCGGAAGGCGTTCCCGGAAGCCGATGGTCCGACACCGGAGGCGACGGATGCCGCCCGGCGTCAGGTGGAGGAGCTGATCCACCAGGCGAAGCCGGCCAGGTCCTTCACGAGCTTTGTCCGGGCAGGGTGGCTAGGCACTGCTGTCACCGCGGCCACTGCTCTGGTGGCGGTGGCCGGGCTGGGTGGGGCGCTGGTCGCGGGGCGAGGCGGCGGTGGCGGGTCAGTGCCAGGTGGACCGACCACCACTACTGCGCCCCGACTGACTGCAGCGGCAGAGGTTCTGATCGCGGCCGCGGTGGGCCAGGAGAAGGACGAGAAGGTGTCCGGGAAGTACTACCGGGTGCGCAGTCTGCAGCTGAACCCGACGACCCGGGTCGGCAGCCCGAAGTACACGCTGGTACGCCGGTCGATCACCGAGAGCTGGATGCCGATGAAGCCGGGCGTGGAGTCCTGGTTCGGCTGGGTGAATCTCGGCTATCAGCTCGCCGGCCCGGCCGATGTGGCGAAGTGGCGAGCGCAGGGTTCGCCCACGTCCTGGCAGCTGCCGTACGAGGACACGCCGATCAGCACGTCGGACGGCGTACCCGTGGTGAACAAGATGTCGTTCCGCGACGTCCCGCCCGGGTATTACCTGACCGGCGACAAGCCGCTCAGCGCCGAGCA carries:
- a CDS encoding STAS domain-containing protein, coding for MSAPTHSAEPDNVVHLTGILDVRSVGDVRQTLNHLIDTSDGDVIVDLEEVDAVDATGLGLLVATHRRTQSLGRQLVLWHPVPSVVRILAVTRLHRVLKVERTPLPLSA
- a CDS encoding RNA polymerase sigma factor gives rise to the protein MTPEVALAAVTLPSRVRRDAVPADDDGWELEASVREPERFAAIFDRYFGQVHSYVARRLGSDVADDLAAETFLIAFRQRARFDRRNGVVRAWLYGIATNLIRRHRRDEVRAWRAAAKLPLPVPASTHEDRVAAQVTAQGASPELAAALAKLNAKDREVLLLVALGQLTYDEVAAALGIAYGTVCSRLSRARRVVRAAVTNPAEDPA
- a CDS encoding CU044_5270 family protein, whose protein sequence is MNEFDVLRKAFPEADGPTPEATDAARRQVEELIHQAKPARSFTSFVRAGWLGTAVTAATALVAVAGLGGALVAGRGGGGGSVPGGPTTTTAPRLTAAAEVLIAAAVGQEKDEKVSGKYYRVRSLQLNPTTRVGSPKYTLVRRSITESWMPMKPGVESWFGWVNLGYQLAGPADVAKWRAQGSPTSWQLPYEDTPISTSDGVPVVNKMSFRDVPPGYYLTGDKPLSAEQIAHLPTSPVQLRQYLDNTAAKDAPAADREYAVFAAAGRLLFEMPAPPKLRGAALRVLAALPGTHIRTGVKDPIGRVGTEVSLAAALSKPSGDRTSLFWSGATYIIDPTTGRLLSSTLGGPKPGSTVVLESGWTDDRPTPPSAAVR
- a CDS encoding protein meaA; the protein is MATSDRPWVMRTYAGHSSAAESNALFRRNLEKGQTGLSVAFDLPTQTGYDADHPLAKGEVGKVGVPVAHLGDVRALFDQIPLAQMNTSMTINATAMWLLALYQVAAQEQGALPSELTGTTQNDIVKEYLSRGTYAFPPDASLRLTTDVIAYTVAQMPKWNPINICSYHLQEAGATPVQELAFALSTAIAVLDRVRDGGQVPPERFGDVVQRISFFVNAGVRFIEETCKMRAFVQLWDQLALERYGVTDPKARRLRYGVQVNSLGLTEAQPENNVQRIVLEMLGVTLSKNARARAVQLPAWNEALGLPRPWDQQWSLRMQQVLAYESDLLEYDDIFDGSHVIEAKVASLVEGAREEIDRVQAMGGAVAAVESGYLKQALVASHAERRQRIESGEQVVVGVNRFENTEPSPLTADLDTAIQTVDPAAESAALSSLESWRASRDAAAVEAALGKLRAAAKGTGNLMPVTLECARAGVTTGEWAGVLREMYGEYRAPTGVSGSVGVSGGGAEIAAVRAKVTATSEELGGRLRLLVGKPGLDGHSNGAEQVAVRARDVGFEVVYQGIRLTPEQIVAAAVAEDVHCVGLSILSGSHMELVPQVVAGLREAGLEDVPVVVGGIVPDTDAKSLLSAGVAAIYTPKDYDLTGMMADVVQVIRHANKL